One window of Streptomyces sp. NBC_00273 genomic DNA carries:
- a CDS encoding MMPL family transporter: MIRALTGFSTRSPWKVIALWVVLGLAATVLGQAFVFRAVQTGNGGFLPAQYDSAAALKIAEERFGAKPDANLLTVLVARSDGAPLSAADEQRIDAQAERLAKKRVVMPRTEKTMPLAQDHSQVPRVSPAMTAPDRSFRLLSIELTGNPADPGVQETYRAFRDSTRGALAEDGLRTGFTGGIADRVDSADAEKTRSTVVGIAMLAVIVLLHVLVFRSALAALLPLLAVSVIGGAAAGAVVGAALLTGIGLSESTPSLISVVLMGIGIDYFLFLLFRFREQLREHPDQSGREAAAHVAGRVGTAITSAALTIVAAFATLGVASFGQFRVLGPAIALSVLVMLLGSLTLMPALLAVTGRKMFWPSRSLRREPRPGAAARMGDRVARRPFVLVLASVALLGTLAAGVVGMRMDYGQGGGGGERTAAVATAAEVARALPAGVSDPTSVFVTASDGASLTVERLEGLSKALAGVDGVGQVADTVLSEDRRAARIDLFLTSDPQRQEARDLVTGPVRATALARTPAGTEVHVGGTAAVFADIATAVDKDLRVVFPVAAALIALILLALLRSLLAPVILLASVGLGFAATLGASTLVFQHALDRPGVDFTLPLVLFLFVVALGTDYNILMSDRIREEMARPGPARAAVGRAVRHTAPAIATAGLVLAASFGSLAVTPAPSTQQIGFATALGIILSAFVLSIVLVPALATLLGRSMWWPVRPRPRTQDTDPEPRRTPDRVLVG, translated from the coding sequence GTGATCCGCGCCCTGACCGGATTCTCGACGAGAAGTCCGTGGAAGGTGATCGCCCTGTGGGTGGTCCTGGGATTGGCGGCGACCGTCCTGGGCCAGGCGTTCGTCTTCCGCGCCGTCCAGACCGGCAACGGCGGGTTCCTGCCCGCGCAGTACGACTCCGCTGCCGCCCTGAAGATCGCCGAGGAACGGTTCGGGGCGAAGCCGGACGCCAACCTCCTGACCGTGCTGGTGGCCCGGTCGGACGGGGCGCCGCTCTCCGCCGCTGACGAGCAGCGCATCGACGCGCAAGCGGAGCGGTTGGCCAAGAAGCGCGTCGTCATGCCCAGGACCGAGAAGACGATGCCGCTCGCGCAGGACCACTCGCAGGTCCCCCGGGTCAGCCCGGCCATGACGGCGCCCGACCGCTCCTTCCGGCTGCTGTCCATCGAACTGACGGGGAACCCCGCCGATCCCGGGGTGCAGGAAACCTACCGGGCCTTTCGGGACTCGACCCGGGGCGCCCTGGCGGAGGACGGCCTGCGCACCGGTTTCACCGGCGGCATCGCCGACCGGGTGGACTCGGCGGACGCGGAGAAGACCCGCTCGACGGTCGTCGGCATCGCCATGCTCGCGGTCATCGTCCTGCTGCACGTGCTCGTCTTCCGCAGTGCCCTGGCGGCCCTGCTGCCGCTGCTCGCGGTCAGCGTCATCGGGGGCGCCGCGGCGGGCGCGGTGGTCGGCGCCGCGCTGCTGACCGGGATCGGACTGTCCGAATCCACACCGAGTCTGATCAGCGTCGTTCTGATGGGCATTGGAATCGACTATTTCCTGTTCCTCCTCTTCCGCTTCCGGGAGCAACTGCGTGAACACCCCGACCAGTCCGGGCGCGAAGCGGCCGCCCACGTCGCCGGGCGGGTGGGTACGGCCATCACCTCCGCGGCCCTGACCATCGTCGCCGCCTTCGCCACGCTCGGGGTCGCCTCCTTCGGCCAGTTCCGGGTCCTCGGTCCGGCCATCGCACTGTCCGTGCTGGTGATGCTGCTGGGCAGCCTGACCCTGATGCCGGCCCTGCTGGCGGTCACGGGCCGCAAGATGTTCTGGCCTTCCCGGTCCCTGCGGCGCGAGCCCCGCCCCGGGGCCGCCGCACGGATGGGCGACCGGGTGGCGCGCCGCCCGTTCGTCCTGGTCCTCGCCTCGGTGGCGCTGCTCGGCACGCTGGCCGCCGGCGTCGTGGGGATGCGCATGGACTACGGGCAGGGCGGTGGGGGCGGCGAGCGCACCGCCGCCGTGGCCACCGCGGCCGAGGTGGCCCGCGCCCTGCCGGCCGGGGTGTCGGACCCGACCAGCGTCTTCGTCACCGCTTCCGACGGCGCCTCCCTGACCGTCGAACGCCTCGAGGGACTGTCCAAGGCACTCGCCGGGGTCGATGGGGTGGGCCAGGTCGCGGACACCGTGCTCAGCGAGGACCGGCGGGCAGCACGGATCGACCTGTTCCTCACCTCCGATCCGCAACGACAAGAGGCGCGCGACCTGGTGACCGGCCCGGTCAGGGCCACCGCCCTGGCTCGGACGCCCGCGGGTACGGAGGTGCACGTGGGCGGCACCGCGGCGGTCTTCGCCGACATCGCGACGGCGGTGGACAAGGACCTGCGGGTGGTCTTCCCGGTGGCGGCGGCGCTCATCGCACTGATCCTGCTCGCCCTGCTGCGCAGCCTGTTGGCACCGGTGATCCTGCTGGCCTCGGTCGGGCTCGGCTTCGCAGCCACCCTCGGCGCCTCGACCCTGGTGTTCCAGCACGCGCTGGACCGGCCGGGGGTGGACTTCACCCTGCCGCTCGTGCTGTTCCTGTTCGTGGTCGCGCTGGGCACCGACTACAACATCCTGATGAGCGACCGGATCCGGGAGGAGATGGCACGGCCCGGTCCGGCCCGCGCCGCGGTGGGCCGCGCCGTGCGGCACACGGCGCCCGCCATCGCCACGGCGGGCCTGGTGCTGGCGGCCTCCTTCGGGAGCCTGGCCGTCACCCCCGCCCCCTCCACCCAGCAGATCGGCTTCGCGACGGCCCTCGGGATCATCCTCTCCGCCTTCGTCCTGTCGATCGTGCTGGTGCCCGCACTGGCCACCCTCCTGGGGCGGTCCATGTGGTGGCCGGTGCGCCCGCGCCCCCGCACGCAGGACACCGACCCGGAGCCGCGACGGACTCCGGACCGGGTGCTGGTCGGCTGA
- a CDS encoding ABC transporter permease/substrate binding protein translates to MPRLHLGAWVDHGVDFLQSHLSWLFDAISVLVTGLYDGIDAVLSAPAPLLFAGILAVAAWWLRGLLAGLLAFAGFALVDSLGLWEDAMSTLSLVLVATLVTLAIAIPLGIWASRSDRVSALLRPVLDFMQTMPAMVYLIPGIIFFGVGVVPGIIATIIFSLPPGVRMTELGIRQVDGELVEAAEAFGTSPRDTLVRVQLPLALPTVMAGVNQVIMLGLSMVVIAGMVGGGGLGGAVYKAIGNVDIGLGFEAGVSIVILAMYLDRMTGALGRQVSPIGRRALAKARAAATGAAKVWNHRPQPAYAISGAVVLALVAGGLNTFGGSAAEEGPAGAANIGKGRTLSVGYIPWDEGIASTFLWKELLERRGYKVDARQLEAGALYTGLAGGQLDFQTDAWLPVTHAQYWEKYGNKLEDLGSWYGPTSLELSVPSYMKDVRSLADLKGKADRFKGRIIGIEPSAGEMSILKDKVLKDYGLDGEYQVVDGSTPGMLAELKRAYEKKEPVAVVLWSPHWAYSSYELTKLEDPKGAWGKGDGIHTLARKGFGEDEPKVAEWLKSFKLTEEQLTGLEAKIQQTGKGKEQQAVRAWLQDHPEIDRLA, encoded by the coding sequence ATGCCCCGCCTCCATCTCGGCGCCTGGGTCGACCACGGGGTCGACTTCCTCCAGAGCCACCTCTCCTGGTTGTTCGATGCCATCAGCGTGCTCGTCACCGGCCTCTACGACGGCATCGACGCCGTCCTCTCCGCCCCCGCCCCGCTGCTCTTCGCGGGCATCCTGGCCGTCGCCGCCTGGTGGCTGCGCGGTCTGCTGGCGGGCCTGCTCGCCTTCGCGGGCTTCGCGCTGGTCGACTCCCTCGGCCTGTGGGAGGACGCCATGTCCACCCTGTCCCTGGTCCTGGTCGCCACCCTCGTCACCCTGGCGATCGCGATCCCGCTCGGCATCTGGGCGTCCAGATCCGACCGGGTGAGCGCCCTCCTGCGGCCGGTCCTGGACTTCATGCAGACCATGCCGGCCATGGTCTACCTGATCCCCGGCATCATCTTCTTCGGGGTGGGCGTGGTGCCCGGCATCATCGCGACCATCATCTTCTCGCTGCCCCCGGGCGTGCGGATGACCGAGCTCGGCATCCGCCAGGTCGACGGGGAACTGGTCGAGGCCGCCGAGGCCTTCGGCACCAGCCCGCGCGACACCCTCGTCCGCGTCCAGCTCCCGCTGGCCCTGCCCACCGTCATGGCGGGCGTCAACCAGGTCATCATGCTGGGCCTGTCCATGGTCGTCATCGCCGGCATGGTCGGCGGCGGCGGACTCGGCGGCGCCGTCTACAAGGCCATCGGCAACGTCGACATCGGCCTCGGTTTCGAGGCGGGCGTCTCCATCGTCATCCTCGCCATGTACCTGGACCGGATGACCGGCGCGCTCGGCCGCCAGGTCTCCCCGATCGGCCGCCGTGCGCTCGCCAAGGCGCGGGCCGCCGCGACGGGCGCGGCCAAGGTGTGGAACCACCGTCCCCAGCCCGCGTACGCGATCAGCGGCGCCGTCGTCCTGGCGCTCGTCGCGGGCGGCCTGAACACCTTCGGCGGCTCCGCAGCCGAGGAGGGCCCGGCCGGGGCCGCGAACATCGGCAAGGGCCGCACCCTCTCCGTCGGCTACATCCCGTGGGACGAGGGCATCGCCTCCACCTTCCTGTGGAAGGAGCTCCTGGAGCGCCGCGGCTACAAGGTCGACGCCCGCCAGCTGGAGGCCGGGGCGCTCTACACCGGCCTGGCCGGCGGCCAGCTCGACTTCCAGACCGACGCCTGGCTGCCCGTCACCCACGCCCAGTACTGGGAGAAGTACGGGAACAAGCTGGAGGACCTCGGCTCCTGGTACGGCCCCACCTCGCTGGAGCTGTCCGTGCCCTCCTACATGAAGGACGTGCGTTCGCTCGCGGACCTCAAGGGCAAGGCGGACCGGTTCAAGGGCCGGATCATCGGCATCGAGCCGAGCGCCGGCGAGATGTCGATCCTCAAGGACAAGGTCCTGAAGGACTACGGCCTCGACGGCGAGTACCAGGTCGTCGACGGCTCCACGCCCGGCATGCTCGCCGAGCTGAAGCGGGCCTACGAGAAGAAGGAGCCCGTCGCGGTCGTGCTGTGGTCCCCGCACTGGGCGTACTCCTCCTACGAGCTGACCAAGCTCGAAGACCCCAAGGGGGCCTGGGGCAAGGGCGACGGGATCCACACCCTGGCCCGCAAGGGCTTCGGTGAGGACGAGCCGAAGGTCGCCGAATGGCTGAAGTCCTTCAAGCTCACCGAGGAGCAGCTGACCGGTCTGGAAGCGAAGATCCAGCAGACCGGAAAGGGCAAGGAACAGCAGGCGGTCCGCGCCTGGCTGCAGGACCACCCCGAGATCGACCGGCTCGCGTAA
- a CDS encoding quaternary amine ABC transporter ATP-binding protein: MSTLQAEHVYKVFGRRPADSAAAVRALESGAGREELRADGTTAAVIDASFDVRPGQIFVVMGLSGSGKSTLLRMLNGLLEPTAGRILFGGQDLTALSANELRHVRSTKISMVFQHFALFPHRNVLENAGYGLEVQGVPRPERERRAAEALALCGLEGWEKSWPDELSGGMQQRVGLARALATDAELLLMDESFSALDPLIRRDMQDQLLELQRTLKKTIVFITHDLNEAMRLGDGIAVMRDGRIVQQGTAEDILTRPADDYVASFIQDVDRSRVLTADAVMDDPEPAADACDCPTVTAGTPLADLCAVSARVPHAVAVTGADGAVIGSVPQDRLIAFIGDEQRPPMYCAEVAA; this comes from the coding sequence GTGTCCACGCTCCAGGCCGAGCACGTCTACAAGGTGTTCGGGAGGCGCCCCGCCGACAGCGCGGCCGCCGTCCGCGCGCTCGAAAGCGGCGCAGGCCGCGAAGAGTTGCGCGCCGACGGAACCACCGCTGCCGTGATCGACGCCTCCTTCGACGTCCGGCCCGGCCAGATCTTCGTCGTCATGGGTCTGTCCGGATCGGGCAAGTCCACTCTGCTGCGCATGCTGAACGGCCTGCTGGAGCCCACCGCGGGACGCATCCTCTTCGGCGGCCAGGACCTCACCGCGCTGAGCGCGAACGAGCTGCGCCACGTACGGTCCACGAAGATCTCCATGGTCTTCCAGCACTTCGCGTTGTTCCCGCACCGCAACGTGCTGGAGAACGCCGGCTACGGCCTCGAGGTGCAGGGCGTGCCCCGCCCCGAGCGCGAGCGGCGCGCCGCCGAGGCCCTGGCCCTGTGCGGCCTGGAAGGCTGGGAGAAGTCCTGGCCCGACGAGCTCTCCGGCGGCATGCAGCAGCGGGTCGGCCTCGCCCGGGCCCTGGCCACCGACGCCGAGCTCCTGCTGATGGACGAGTCCTTCAGCGCGCTGGACCCGCTGATCCGCCGCGACATGCAGGACCAGCTGCTGGAGCTCCAGCGCACGCTGAAGAAGACCATCGTCTTCATCACCCACGACCTCAACGAGGCCATGCGCCTCGGCGACGGCATCGCCGTCATGCGCGACGGCCGCATCGTCCAGCAGGGCACCGCCGAGGACATCCTCACCCGTCCCGCGGACGACTACGTCGCCTCCTTCATCCAGGACGTGGACCGCTCCCGGGTCCTGACGGCCGACGCCGTCATGGACGATCCGGAACCGGCCGCCGACGCCTGTGACTGCCCCACGGTCACCGCCGGGACCCCGCTCGCCGACCTGTGCGCGGTCAGCGCCCGCGTCCCGCACGCGGTCGCCGTCACCGGCGCGGACGGCGCCGTCATCGGCTCCGTACCCCAGGACCGCCTCATCGCCTTCATCGGCGACGAGCAGCGGCCCCCGATGTACTGCGCGGAGGTGGCCGCCTGA
- a CDS encoding GntR family transcriptional regulator gives MPSPSRGGGHAAMPKYQRIAAALRRDLDRAAHTPGGRLPSERSLAARYQVNRQTIRAALQYLREDGLVVTGRRGTRPAVPALAAVSVLPAAAPSEGPAQIRSWVTFVTVPPSLGTFLGMTGGERTVVHHHRERGPAGETLRDAVTYISPGAVARSPELTALRNRAAAATTARGQDLAPLHRWLDRATTVGRVAETLTMTRVTHPQATAPTSAPVCGLTVRRTLHDSSGRLLAVTDLAFPTWDRLTFHRDRRDHATTGFRIT, from the coding sequence ATGCCCTCCCCTTCGCGGGGCGGCGGCCACGCCGCCATGCCCAAGTACCAGCGGATCGCCGCAGCGCTGCGCCGCGATCTCGACCGTGCCGCGCACACCCCCGGCGGCAGACTGCCGTCCGAACGCAGCCTCGCCGCCCGCTACCAGGTCAACCGGCAGACCATCAGGGCGGCCCTCCAGTACCTGCGCGAGGACGGCCTCGTCGTCACCGGCCGCCGCGGCACCCGCCCCGCCGTCCCCGCCCTCGCCGCCGTTTCCGTCCTCCCGGCCGCTGCGCCCTCCGAGGGGCCCGCGCAGATCCGGAGCTGGGTCACCTTCGTCACCGTCCCGCCCTCGCTCGGCACGTTCCTCGGCATGACCGGCGGAGAGCGCACCGTGGTCCATCACCACCGCGAACGCGGCCCGGCCGGTGAGACCCTCCGGGACGCCGTCACCTACATCAGCCCCGGGGCCGTCGCGCGGAGTCCTGAGCTGACCGCCCTCCGGAACCGGGCCGCGGCAGCGACGACCGCACGCGGGCAGGACCTGGCCCCCCTGCACCGCTGGCTCGACCGTGCCACCACGGTCGGCCGGGTCGCCGAGACCCTCACCATGACCCGCGTCACCCACCCGCAGGCCACCGCCCCGACCTCCGCCCCGGTCTGCGGGCTGACCGTGCGCCGCACCCTGCACGATAGCTCCGGCCGGCTGCTGGCCGTCACCGACCTGGCCTTCCCCACCTGGGACCGCCTGACCTTCCACCGTGACCGGCGTGACCACGCGACCACCGGTTTCCGCATCACGTAA
- a CDS encoding MarR family winged helix-turn-helix transcriptional regulator, translating into MTRDGIDGEAPTLDQARRQVEHYGLEVDPQAVLVAVRLISAGARVGRAAEAHFARFGLSTGRYRLLADLEDHGGEKSPSRLAVDLDVSRATVTGLLDGLEREGLVARRPSVEDGRGTVAVLTARGAQRLRDMASEHFGRLEAMVGDLSVEERAAFLDLLARVVRGSAALTAD; encoded by the coding sequence ATGACGAGGGACGGCATCGACGGCGAGGCACCCACGCTGGACCAGGCCAGACGGCAGGTCGAGCACTACGGCCTGGAGGTCGATCCACAGGCGGTACTGGTCGCGGTACGGCTGATCTCGGCGGGGGCGCGGGTCGGCCGGGCCGCCGAGGCGCACTTCGCCCGGTTCGGCCTGTCGACGGGGCGCTACCGCCTGCTCGCCGACCTCGAGGACCACGGCGGGGAGAAGTCCCCCTCGCGCCTCGCGGTCGACCTCGACGTTTCCAGGGCCACGGTGACCGGCCTGCTGGACGGCCTGGAACGTGAAGGCCTGGTCGCGCGCCGCCCGTCCGTGGAGGACGGCCGGGGCACGGTGGCCGTCCTGACCGCGCGCGGGGCGCAGCGCCTGCGCGACATGGCGTCCGAACACTTCGGGCGATTGGAGGCGATGGTGGGCGATCTTTCGGTCGAGGAGCGCGCCGCATTCCTGGACCTCCTCGCCCGCGTCGTGCGCGGCAGTGCGGCCCTGACGGCGGACTGA
- a CDS encoding NmrA family NAD(P)-binding protein, producing MGATGATGNALVHSLLALGTPVRALTRTPHTPIPGTTGAHQPPVEVRYADATDPDSLRTAFEGAGQLFLAMANGPAQVELETRVIDIAAHAGIGHIVKISAPAAEPDSPVAVSRGHHAVEEHLRARGLTHTILRPYAFTQNLLRLAPAVAQGVILGTMGDAPCNYVDCRDIGDVAAAALTRPDIAGGTYALTGPEAVSHPELASRLTTLTGRRIRYVDLTPDELRDHLVRHAHMPGWLADHVTEIQQLAVTRPEAPTTTVSDVLGRPPRTLDAFLHEHRARFRP from the coding sequence ATGGGAGCGACCGGAGCCACCGGGAACGCCCTGGTCCACAGCCTCCTCGCCCTCGGCACACCCGTCCGCGCGCTGACCCGCACCCCTCACACGCCGATCCCCGGCACGACCGGAGCGCACCAGCCGCCCGTCGAGGTCCGGTACGCCGACGCCACCGACCCCGACTCCCTGCGCACCGCCTTCGAGGGCGCCGGCCAACTCTTCCTCGCCATGGCCAACGGCCCCGCACAGGTCGAACTCGAAACCCGCGTCATCGACATCGCCGCCCACGCCGGCATCGGACACATCGTCAAGATCTCCGCACCCGCCGCCGAACCCGACTCCCCGGTCGCCGTCTCCCGCGGACACCACGCCGTCGAGGAACACCTGCGCGCCCGTGGGCTCACCCACACCATCCTGCGCCCGTACGCGTTCACGCAGAACCTCCTGCGCCTGGCTCCCGCAGTCGCGCAGGGCGTCATCCTCGGCACCATGGGCGACGCGCCCTGCAACTACGTCGACTGCCGCGACATCGGCGACGTCGCCGCCGCCGCCCTCACCCGGCCGGACATCGCCGGCGGCACCTACGCCCTGACCGGACCCGAAGCCGTCTCCCACCCCGAACTCGCCTCGCGGCTCACCACCCTGACCGGCCGCCGGATCCGCTACGTCGACCTCACCCCGGACGAACTGCGCGACCACCTCGTCCGCCACGCCCACATGCCCGGCTGGCTCGCCGACCACGTGACGGAGATCCAGCAACTCGCCGTCACCCGGCCCGAAGCCCCCACCACCACCGTCAGCGACGTCTTGGGGCGCCCGCCCCGCACCCTCGACGCCTTCCTCCACGAGCACCGCGCCCGCTTCCGTCCATAG
- a CDS encoding IucA/IucC family protein yields MDRMEPVDLNTAADAYAAAPLLNCLLREAAEPVEASDAGAGTDVRVHRLRGSARLLRVRGGRRPERPELRTADGWHPLSHAELAKLVSDELGRFTGVPNDELPVEITDSRDAIAALLAARATAEPPADPYLLSEQSLVMGHPHHPAPKARGGAPAGSWLPYAPEAHARFPLVFLGLREDQTAEEGGPAASAAIDALADALDGPRPPAGYRLLPAHPWQLDLVGERPAVREAFADGRLLRLGATRRPAWPTASIRTLYVPDAAADLFVKFSLDVRITNDVRRLWRHDLLKLRRTDAAVEAGFAALRPTGSAAAWLPDRGYRTAAFAFEELAVLVRDGLHAHTVPGATPLLAAALAEGYPGSPPAAATDPVRWWRAYLRQVVPPVLELFARHGIVLEAHLQNTLVAVDADGLPVQALFRDAEGVKLPADLPRADAWQRLVYCLVVNNLTEIAGALSGRYPDASPLLWPAAREEFLRYDATRGLPEIAELLAAATLPGKTNLLLRWTRADGADARYLPLPNPLRG; encoded by the coding sequence ATGGACCGAATGGAACCAGTGGACCTCAACACCGCCGCCGACGCGTACGCCGCCGCCCCGCTCCTGAACTGCCTGCTCAGAGAAGCGGCCGAACCCGTCGAGGCGTCCGACGCGGGCGCGGGAACGGATGTGCGCGTCCACCGGCTGCGCGGCAGCGCGCGGCTGCTCCGGGTACGCGGGGGGCGCCGGCCCGAACGCCCCGAACTGCGCACGGCGGACGGCTGGCACCCGCTCAGCCACGCCGAACTGGCCAAACTCGTCTCCGACGAACTGGGCCGGTTCACCGGTGTCCCCAACGACGAGCTCCCCGTCGAGATCACCGACAGCCGCGACGCGATCGCCGCGCTGCTCGCCGCCCGGGCCACCGCCGAACCCCCGGCGGACCCGTACCTGCTCTCCGAGCAGTCCCTGGTCATGGGCCACCCCCACCACCCCGCCCCCAAGGCCCGCGGCGGGGCGCCGGCCGGGAGCTGGCTTCCGTACGCGCCCGAGGCCCACGCCCGGTTCCCGCTGGTCTTCCTCGGGCTGCGCGAGGACCAGACCGCCGAGGAGGGCGGCCCGGCCGCCTCCGCCGCCATCGACGCACTGGCCGACGCCCTCGACGGGCCGCGCCCGCCCGCCGGATACCGGCTGCTGCCCGCCCACCCCTGGCAGCTCGACCTGGTCGGCGAGAGGCCCGCGGTGCGCGAGGCCTTCGCCGACGGGCGGCTGCTGCGGCTCGGCGCGACCCGCCGACCGGCCTGGCCCACCGCCTCGATCCGGACCCTGTACGTACCCGACGCGGCGGCCGACCTCTTCGTGAAGTTCAGCCTCGACGTCCGGATCACCAACGACGTGCGCCGGCTGTGGCGCCACGACCTGCTGAAGCTGCGCCGCACCGATGCGGCCGTCGAGGCCGGTTTCGCCGCCCTGCGCCCGACCGGATCGGCCGCGGCCTGGCTCCCGGACCGCGGCTACCGCACCGCCGCCTTCGCCTTCGAGGAGCTCGCCGTCCTGGTCCGCGACGGCTTGCACGCGCACACCGTGCCCGGGGCCACACCGCTGCTGGCCGCCGCGCTCGCCGAGGGGTACCCCGGGAGCCCCCCGGCCGCGGCCACCGACCCGGTCCGCTGGTGGCGGGCGTACCTGCGCCAGGTCGTGCCGCCGGTGCTGGAACTGTTCGCCCGGCACGGCATCGTGCTGGAGGCCCACCTCCAGAACACCCTGGTCGCCGTCGACGCGGACGGCCTGCCGGTGCAGGCCCTCTTCCGGGACGCGGAGGGGGTCAAGCTGCCGGCGGACCTGCCGCGGGCGGATGCATGGCAGCGCCTGGTCTACTGCCTGGTCGTCAACAACCTGACGGAGATCGCGGGCGCGCTCTCCGGACGGTATCCGGACGCCTCGCCGCTGCTGTGGCCGGCCGCACGGGAGGAGTTCTTGCGCTACGACGCCACCCGCGGGCTCCCCGAGATCGCGGAACTGCTCGCCGCCGCGACCCTGCCGGGCAAGACCAACCTGCTGCTGCGCTGGACCCGGGCGGACGGCGCGGACGCCCGCTACCTGCCCCTGCCGAACCCGCTGCGCGGCTGA
- a CDS encoding IucA/IucC family siderophore biosynthesis protein: MHLSPSPAEEAVAAELADVRPLLGPSYATALGGARAAVLTRLWRALAFEPLPWVVGREHAPDGLALLLAGGARLEGPLPDPYATGSYVSELLLDGRPHRQAARLVTALGVPHAEQFAAELDGCTASLALSRAGQPPTGEDPAPRTTWECEQRVVDGHPYHPNCRSRPGFSVAEQLAYAPEHRPVVDVGLVAVRAEECLVTGDWPEELRDAGRVLVPVHPWQAAHVLKHERVRSGFAAHPLMALRTLAPADGGAHVKTALSARLTSSVRDISVYSIETAAAVSAFAQGLSERLDGRLHITRTLGATTAHSPDLAAVLREPPEVYADAAAGERVLPVAALASFGPARSAAWRAEFARLALSVCLRVLELGVALEAHGQNLLVVLSPTGAPLRLVYRDLADIRISPARLARHGLPVPPLSGRLVTDDVTVLRRKLFGSLLTGALGATAGSAGAFAEALAEVAALPATADTEALLTGPLPTKALTLMRLSPGVPGDQWAELPNPLLGG; the protein is encoded by the coding sequence ATGCATCTTTCCCCCTCCCCGGCCGAAGAGGCCGTCGCCGCCGAACTGGCCGACGTACGCCCGTTGCTCGGACCCTCGTACGCCACCGCGCTCGGTGGTGCCCGGGCGGCCGTGCTGACCCGGCTGTGGCGGGCCCTGGCCTTCGAGCCCCTGCCCTGGGTCGTCGGCCGCGAGCACGCACCCGACGGCCTGGCGCTGCTGCTGGCCGGGGGCGCCCGGCTGGAGGGCCCGCTGCCGGACCCCTACGCGACCGGGTCCTACGTGAGCGAGCTGCTGCTCGACGGCAGGCCCCACCGGCAGGCCGCGCGGCTGGTGACGGCCCTCGGGGTGCCGCACGCGGAGCAGTTCGCCGCCGAGCTGGACGGTTGTACGGCCTCCCTCGCGCTCTCCCGGGCGGGTCAGCCGCCCACCGGGGAGGACCCCGCCCCGCGGACGACGTGGGAATGCGAGCAGCGGGTGGTCGACGGGCATCCCTACCACCCGAACTGTCGTTCCCGTCCCGGATTCTCGGTGGCCGAGCAGCTGGCGTACGCGCCCGAGCACCGGCCGGTGGTGGACGTCGGGCTGGTCGCCGTACGGGCCGAGGAGTGCCTGGTCACCGGCGACTGGCCGGAGGAGCTGCGGGACGCCGGGCGGGTCCTGGTGCCGGTGCACCCCTGGCAGGCGGCACACGTCCTGAAGCACGAGCGGGTGCGGTCCGGTTTCGCGGCGCATCCACTGATGGCCCTGCGCACCCTGGCCCCCGCCGACGGCGGGGCGCACGTGAAGACCGCGCTGAGCGCCCGGCTCACCTCGTCCGTGCGGGACATCTCCGTCTACTCCATCGAAACGGCGGCGGCCGTCTCCGCCTTCGCCCAGGGCCTGTCCGAGCGGCTCGACGGCCGGCTGCACATCACCCGCACGCTGGGCGCCACGACCGCGCACAGTCCGGACCTGGCGGCCGTGCTGCGCGAGCCGCCGGAGGTGTACGCGGACGCCGCCGCCGGTGAGCGGGTGCTGCCGGTGGCGGCCCTGGCCTCCTTCGGGCCGGCGCGCTCGGCGGCCTGGCGGGCCGAGTTCGCCCGGCTCGCGCTCTCGGTGTGCCTGCGGGTGCTGGAGCTCGGGGTGGCCCTGGAGGCGCACGGCCAGAACCTCCTCGTCGTCCTCTCCCCCACCGGCGCCCCGCTGCGGCTGGTCTACCGCGACCTCGCCGACATCCGGATCAGCCCGGCCCGACTGGCCCGGCACGGCCTACCGGTGCCGCCCCTGTCCGGCAGGCTGGTCACCGACGACGTGACCGTGCTGCGGCGCAAGCTGTTCGGGTCCTTGCTGACGGGGGCGCTCGGGGCGACGGCGGGCTCGGCCGGCGCCTTCGCCGAGGCCCTCGCAGAAGTGGCCGCCCTGCCGGCCACCGCGGACACCGAAGCGCTACTGACCGGGCCGCTGCCCACCAAGGCGCTCACCCTGATGCGGCTGAGTCCCGGGGTTCCGGGCGATCAGTGGGCGGAACTGCCCAATCCGCTGCTGGGAGGGTGA